Proteins encoded by one window of Rhodobacteraceae bacterium IMCC1335:
- the obgE gene encoding GTPase ObgE — protein MKFLDLTKVYIRSGSGGGGCVSFRREKYIEYGGPDGGDGGKGGSVIAEAVDGLNTLIDFRYQQHFFANNGGAGMGQQRSGASGDDILLRVPAGTEILDEDQETVIADLTEVGDRIVLAKGGNGGFGNLHFKSSTNQAPRRANPGQEGIERTIWLRLKLIADAGLLGLPNAGKSTFLAATSNARPKIADYPFTTLYPNLGVVGIDNTEFVVADIPGLIAGAHEGRGLGDLFLGHVERCAVLLHLIDGTSGDFLNDYKTIIEELEAYGGALAQKPRVTVLNKVDALDDEERAFFKAELEAIAGGPVFLMSGVSREGVEAVLRVLRHEIDAGRKQETRVEQEDLEWLP, from the coding sequence ATGAAATTTCTAGATCTGACGAAAGTCTATATCCGCTCTGGCTCGGGTGGCGGTGGCTGCGTAAGCTTCCGGCGGGAAAAATATATCGAATATGGCGGGCCTGATGGCGGTGATGGGGGCAAAGGCGGCTCCGTGATTGCCGAGGCGGTTGACGGGCTTAACACCTTGATCGATTTTCGTTATCAGCAGCATTTCTTTGCCAATAATGGCGGCGCTGGCATGGGGCAACAACGCTCGGGGGCGTCGGGCGATGATATCCTGCTGCGGGTGCCTGCCGGCACAGAAATTTTGGATGAAGATCAAGAAACGGTAATTGCGGATCTTACCGAAGTGGGGGACCGGATTGTCTTGGCCAAAGGCGGCAATGGCGGTTTTGGAAACCTGCATTTCAAATCCTCAACCAACCAAGCGCCGCGCCGCGCCAATCCCGGGCAAGAGGGGATTGAGCGCACAATCTGGTTGCGGTTGAAGCTCATCGCGGATGCAGGTCTTTTGGGCCTGCCCAATGCAGGCAAGTCAACCTTTTTGGCGGCCACATCGAATGCGCGGCCCAAAATCGCAGATTATCCGTTCACCACGCTTTATCCAAACCTTGGGGTGGTTGGGATTGATAATACCGAGTTTGTTGTGGCTGATATTCCAGGTTTGATTGCTGGCGCACATGAGGGGCGTGGTTTGGGGGATTTGTTTCTGGGGCATGTGGAACGCTGCGCGGTTCTTTTGCATTTGATCGATGGAACCTCGGGTGATTTTTTAAATGATTACAAAACGATCATAGAAGAACTTGAGGCATATGGCGGCGCTTTGGCGCAAAAGCCAAGAGTGACAGTGCTGAATAAGGTTGACGCGTTGGATGACGAAGAGCGCGCGTTTTTCAAAGCTGAGCTGGAAGCAATTGCTGGCGGGCCTGTTTTTTTAATGTCGGGTGTCAGCCGTGAGGGGGTTGAGGCTGTGTTGCGCGTCTTGCGGCATGAAATTGACGCAGGGCGCAAGCAAGAAACAAGAGTGGAACAGGAAGATTTGGAATGGCTTCCCTAA
- a CDS encoding GNAT family N-acetyltransferase yields MGMCLTGNRLVLRPLEPKDCAEMVRILADPVISYWVPVLPFPYTASDAKGFFNLLQDNPHRQVWAITLKEEFIVLIEEYPNFGFWLDPAFWGQGLISEAADLVLKKYFSDPQASPLLASVRLQNQRSMRVLVKNGFAPNGPPVASYSKALRQSGPLQPMALTPDQWFFLNPVFIETQRLQIFPLAQVHQDALFGCLAQKQVARNLAIVPHPLPRGFVGRFIEAARWKGAWNGMFALADKTQNVIGMIGFRAAPLSAPVAADLVYAIHPKQWGQGLMSEAVNAFCAFLFQRYPLEAITAEHFKDNPGSGRVIQKAGFMPIPVQSHPSEMGKSAARLEPAPITRYRLMRPA; encoded by the coding sequence ATGGGTATGTGTTTAACCGGAAACCGTTTGGTTTTAAGACCTTTGGAACCAAAGGATTGCGCCGAGATGGTGCGTATTCTTGCAGATCCGGTCATCTCTTATTGGGTGCCGGTTTTGCCGTTTCCTTATACCGCAAGTGATGCCAAAGGGTTTTTCAATCTTCTGCAGGATAATCCACATCGGCAGGTTTGGGCGATCACGCTGAAGGAAGAATTTATCGTTCTGATTGAAGAGTATCCAAATTTTGGATTTTGGCTAGATCCGGCCTTTTGGGGCCAAGGCCTGATCTCTGAAGCGGCAGATTTGGTTTTGAAAAAATACTTTTCTGATCCGCAGGCCAGCCCGCTCTTGGCAAGCGTGCGATTGCAAAACCAGCGCTCTATGCGTGTATTGGTAAAAAATGGCTTTGCGCCAAATGGTCCGCCGGTGGCAAGCTATTCAAAAGCCTTGCGCCAATCGGGTCCGTTGCAACCGATGGCGTTGACCCCTGATCAATGGTTTTTTTTAAACCCTGTTTTTATCGAAACGCAGCGGTTGCAAATCTTTCCGCTTGCCCAAGTACATCAAGATGCGTTGTTTGGCTGCCTTGCTCAAAAGCAAGTTGCACGGAACCTCGCGATTGTTCCACATCCTTTGCCGCGCGGCTTCGTGGGGCGGTTTATTGAGGCGGCGCGCTGGAAAGGCGCGTGGAATGGAATGTTTGCGCTTGCGGATAAAACCCAGAACGTGATCGGGATGATCGGCTTTCGCGCGGCCCCATTGAGCGCACCGGTTGCGGCAGATCTTGTATATGCGATACATCCAAAGCAATGGGGGCAGGGCCTAATGAGCGAGGCAGTAAATGCCTTTTGTGCCTTTTTATTCCAGCGCTATCCGCTTGAGGCCATCACTGCAGAGCATTTTAAGGATAATCCCGGCTCGGGGCGCGTGATACAAAAAGCGGGTTTTATGCCAATACCGGTGCAGTCACATCCCAGCGAAATGGGAAAATCGGCGGCAAGGCTTGAGCCTGCGCCCATAACCCGATATCGCCTTATGCGACCCGCATAA